A window of Pedobacter lusitanus contains these coding sequences:
- a CDS encoding alpha-L-fucosidase — protein MKLFNRQHYLILSALLCSTVTYAQHLTDAPQPYGAIPTERQLKWHEIEMYCLIHFTPTTFQNKEWGYGDAAPSLFNPTKFDALQIVSAAKSGGFKGIIFVTKHHDGFALWPTKTAAYNISESPWKEGKGDMVREFQLAARQTGLKFGIYCSPWDRNNPNYGTPAYLNIYQNQLRELYTNYGDLFMSWHDGANGGDGYYGGKKEKRKVDQSSYYDWMNTWAITRKLQPDASIFSDIGLDVRWVGNEKGISPETSWSTITIRGNENKPAMPGFMDDSNLGSGTRGGKQWIPFEGDVSLRPGWFYHPDQDGQVKTVAELFNIYCKSVGHGGSLDLGLSPTTEGILHPKDVNTLAAFGKLLKQVFAHNLAKEAKISLSNVRNKQQQAFGSPNLTDVSRYSYWATDDNVHQATAILDFKKPAHFSIIQLRENIKLGQRIDSVGIDIFKNNTWQELARATSIGANRIIRLPEPETAAKIRIRIYAPVAIALSEIGLYLEPQIQSAETKSTGNSYPKTNWKAINSALPAIEALQLKNLTDNNPSTIFETKTSNYIDLDFSRPLTFSGLGYLPAQDDTSAGAIEKYELFTSEDGQNWKSVTSGEFSNIKANPILQRISLAGKITARYVRLVAGQTVALPGQTSSENKNASLLRIAEIEVYR, from the coding sequence ATGAAATTATTCAACAGACAGCACTACTTAATTTTATCAGCTCTGCTATGCTCAACAGTTACCTATGCCCAGCATTTAACTGATGCTCCTCAGCCCTATGGGGCAATTCCTACAGAAAGACAGCTCAAATGGCATGAAATAGAAATGTATTGTCTCATTCATTTTACTCCCACCACCTTTCAAAATAAAGAATGGGGTTATGGAGATGCAGCCCCTTCTCTGTTCAACCCTACAAAATTTGATGCTCTACAGATTGTCAGTGCAGCTAAATCCGGCGGATTTAAAGGGATCATATTTGTGACTAAACATCATGATGGTTTTGCCCTCTGGCCAACCAAAACTGCTGCTTATAACATTAGTGAAAGCCCCTGGAAAGAAGGTAAAGGAGATATGGTCAGAGAATTTCAGCTGGCAGCCAGACAAACAGGACTGAAATTTGGAATTTACTGTTCTCCATGGGATAGAAATAATCCCAACTACGGAACACCTGCCTATCTTAACATTTACCAGAATCAGCTCAGGGAATTATATACCAATTATGGCGATTTATTTATGAGCTGGCATGACGGAGCCAATGGCGGAGACGGCTATTATGGCGGTAAAAAAGAAAAACGCAAAGTTGACCAGTCCAGTTATTACGACTGGATGAATACCTGGGCAATCACCCGGAAACTACAGCCGGACGCCAGTATTTTCAGTGATATTGGTCTGGATGTACGCTGGGTAGGTAACGAAAAAGGAATTTCACCAGAAACAAGCTGGTCGACTATAACCATCAGAGGAAACGAAAATAAGCCCGCAATGCCAGGTTTCATGGATGATTCGAATCTTGGCAGTGGTACAAGAGGAGGCAAACAATGGATTCCCTTTGAAGGTGATGTTTCTCTCCGTCCGGGATGGTTTTATCATCCTGATCAGGACGGACAAGTAAAAACCGTTGCTGAATTATTCAACATTTACTGTAAATCAGTAGGCCATGGCGGATCGCTGGATCTTGGCCTTTCACCAACTACCGAAGGCATACTACACCCCAAAGACGTAAACACCCTGGCCGCATTTGGAAAACTGCTTAAACAGGTATTTGCACACAACCTGGCTAAAGAAGCTAAAATAAGCCTCTCTAACGTCAGAAATAAACAGCAGCAAGCATTCGGATCACCCAACCTGACAGACGTCAGCAGATACAGTTATTGGGCTACGGATGACAATGTTCATCAGGCCACTGCTATACTTGATTTTAAAAAGCCTGCACATTTCAGCATTATCCAGCTGCGGGAAAACATTAAACTCGGACAACGGATAGACAGCGTAGGTATCGATATCTTTAAAAATAACACCTGGCAGGAGCTGGCCCGGGCAACCAGTATCGGTGCAAACAGAATTATCCGTCTTCCGGAGCCGGAGACAGCTGCAAAGATCCGCATCCGTATCTACGCTCCTGTAGCCATTGCCTTAAGCGAAATCGGTTTGTATCTGGAACCGCAAATTCAATCAGCAGAGACAAAATCCACTGGAAACAGCTACCCTAAAACAAACTGGAAAGCAATAAATTCTGCATTACCAGCTATAGAAGCACTTCAGCTGAAAAATTTAACAGATAATAATCCATCTACCATTTTTGAGACCAAAACCAGCAACTATATTGATCTGGATTTCTCCCGGCCTCTTACCTTTTCCGGCCTTGGATATCTGCCTGCACAGGATGACACCAGCGCCGGTGCTATAGAAAAATATGAGTTATTTACCAGTGAGGATGGCCAGAACTGGAAGTCGGTAACCAGTGGCGAATTTTCGAATATCAAAGCCAATCCTATTTTACAGCGTATTTCATTAGCCGGAAAAATCACAGCAAGGTATGTAAGACTGGTAGCCGGACAGACAGTAGCCCTGCCAGGGCAAACCAGCTCAGAGAACAAAAATGCCAGTTTACTGCGGATTGCGGAAATTGAAGTTTACCGTTAA
- a CDS encoding RNA polymerase sigma factor, with protein MDRVHGHKVMVIANGDQNPGQRDSFDVEIVRELKKQTQQSFNKLYLRYASLLFGVILKLVPSREAAEDILQETFVKIWKSIDQYDADKGRLFTWMSCLARNTAKDYLKGKNFAKSSKNDDIDSVYAQVNDAHYFRYNTDIIGLRELIAVLSDSQKQIVNMVYFQGYTQVEVSDELHIPLGTVKSKIRLAVKALRYYFV; from the coding sequence ATGGACAGGGTGCACGGTCATAAAGTTATGGTAATTGCCAATGGTGACCAGAACCCGGGTCAGCGGGACAGCTTTGATGTTGAAATTGTCAGGGAACTTAAAAAACAGACTCAACAGTCTTTTAATAAGTTATATCTGAGATATGCTTCACTGCTGTTCGGGGTGATCTTAAAGCTGGTACCCTCCAGAGAGGCCGCTGAGGATATTTTACAGGAAACCTTTGTTAAGATATGGAAATCAATTGATCAGTATGATGCTGATAAAGGCAGATTATTTACCTGGATGTCCTGCCTGGCCCGTAATACTGCAAAAGATTACCTCAAGGGCAAAAATTTCGCCAAGAGCAGCAAAAATGATGATATTGACAGTGTATATGCCCAGGTTAATGATGCTCATTATTTCCGGTATAATACTGATATTATCGGTTTACGTGAGCTGATAGCGGTATTGTCTGATTCGCAGAAGCAGATTGTCAATATGGTTTATTTTCAGGGTTATACCCAGGTTGAAGTCTCTGATGAGCTTCATATTCCCCTGGGTACAGTAAAATCTAAAATCAGGCTTGCTGTAAAAGCATTGCGCTATTATTTCGTATAG